The genomic segment ttgtgtgcgtgcattCCTGCCTCTTCAAAGCCTGGCCCTCTTATCTACAGTCAACAAACGGCCTCCTCAGGAGGAAATAGGGAGGCTTTGTGCACCTGTAATTCAAATGTCCCAGTGCTAGCTGAGAGTAAACAAGTGACACTCGGAGATTCTCCGCCACTCGGTTTTATGTGGACCCGATGGTGAATGGATAGAAAAAGGGAAGGGGCAGACCTCAAAGAGAAATGTAATACAAactgttcttctgtttgttaaaaTCTGGAAAGTGGTTTTGAGACAAATGAGAATGTCTCGCCAAGAGACTAATCATTGTCCCACGATCAGCATTGTTTCGCCAGTGAATCTGGTCGTAAAAGCTGATAGTAGATACCTTATTAAATTCAGGTGTCATAATGTGAGCCTACGTAAGTGCAAATCCTGACCCGAATCTGAGGATGGGttatcttttatctttgtttGAGTTTGACAGTTTGAGCTCTGTATACACATTTGTCTTGAGTCAGAATATCCAGTAAATGGTGGTTACACTGTATTTGCATGAGTGGCCCTCACCCCCACCCGCACCactaccagcagcagcagcagccgtaTTCCCAGTTTGCTCCAGCCTCAGGCATGCTAACCAGAGACCCAGGCCAACTCGCTGGTCCTCTCCCCAACCGCTTCCTCTCCACTGCTGCTGGGTTTGACTCaccgtgacctctgacccttcaACGCTACACTGCCTCCCCCACACATGCAAATATCTGTTCCAGGAGGCatcagaagaaaaagagagggtcagatggagggaaggaaatgagagagagagaaggagtgaTGTGGCTGGATGgaagctgtgtgtctgtgtgtgtgtgtgtgtgtgtgtgtgtttggggggggcaagagagagagatggagcggaggagagagagacccCTAAAGGAAGTGTGAACGTCTTGGTCTCTGAAGTGGAGGGAGGCATTGGCAGCCGCCTGGGGAGGCTCCGGTCTACAGCCCCACACTGAGGCCttaaaacatttctctgtctgttttagcCAGCCAAAACGGACCCCAGCGCCTGTGTCTGCGAGGCTTACAGTGACCCATGCTgatctttctgtgtgtgtgtgtatgtgagtgtgaggaaaaagaaagcGTGAGTACATTCACTGTACTTATTGTTTTCCTTGCTCCCAGGCCGCTCCAGGCACCTcggtttatgtgtgtgtgtgtgtgtgtgaagggaggTGAGCAATGTGTGCGGCTGTATCTGGAGACCCTCCAAACccccctcatctcctctcctctctcctccttctgttctctctgcttGGAGGATCTGTCagttctccttctctctctttgtccctgCTTTGATCCTGCTCTCCAAGCCTTGGCTGGCCTCGCTAACAGCAGCTGAGCACAGGTCCTACTCCACTCCCACTaataacacacattcatgcCACGCTGGGATGATGtgtgtacacagacacacattcactcacacacacacacacgcacacacaaacacactcactcgcTGCTccacacactccctctgtcctctcccacACGCTCCAAAGTCGGTAATGACTGGCTCTGCTATCATTCAGCGCTTTCTGTAAGTTGTCAGAGCTTATCACTTTCACACAACCCTGTGTTTGCTGTAATCCTGCGCTCAGACTGTGAGCAACTTGGGTGATGGGTCACTCTCCTCTGACTGATTGTGGGTGGTGCCACAGGCCCTAAACGCAGCCGTGTAGCGATTTCTTGTAGATACAGTGTATTGGCAGGCAAATGTAGGCACACGTATGTTGCCAATTTGATAAATCTTTGTCAGAATGTTGCATTGCTTTGAGGAGGATTTGAAGGCTTAATGATTTATGACAACAAATGTATGACTTTAAGATCAAAAGTACTCTATGTATTACAGTTTCTGATGTTTTGATGTTCAGTCACATAGAGGCTTAACTTTAATGCATTTCCTACCTCATAAAAGATTTGCAAAGCTTGTTATTGAATAATTTGAAACCTGGATTGTTTATGTTTGCTTGtggtcctcttcctcttttttaaaaacctgtgcatttctttttttctttttttttttttttgctttaccACTAACAACAGTTACTGCCCTCTGCAGTCAGCAGAAATGTTTACCATGTCACAACTGAGCTGGTTTTGTGCATAGGCATAACGATAGGATGCGATAATACACTGATCAAAACAATGTATCTGAGCCGCTTAatactcctacacacacacacacacaaaaaaaaaactaatccgTCACATCTTACTTTTTTCCTCAGCtgataataacaacaaactGTTGTAGCGTGACAGAAGTTAGCCAACTTTATAATAACTGAGCAAACTAAATGTTTTGAGATCTGGTTAAAAGCTGTGGACCGTTAGGTAAGATTAGTTTGTCCAGAGTCTTTGTAAGACATGCAACTCTTCACAAGACGTAAATACATGTTGGATGATGATGGAAATAGTTTTCTTTCAACTACTCTTGATACCTACCTTGGTCTATATGGTGCTGCTGCTACAACAATGCAAATTCCCCCCTTTTGATTTAATAAAGTTCATGTTGTCTTAAATATGAATAACAAACCGTGTGCGAGCATCTACACCCAATGCAGGCTGTCAAATATAAGTTGTAGAGAACTTGGAGTCTTGGCCTGCGTGTAATGAGCTTCTCCTTTTTACAGTTTCCAAGCAGAACTGCAGAGTTCACCGGCTGGTGACAAGCGGTGGCTGTGCACACACTGGCCTCTCGGCTCTGTAGGAAAGGATTTCTGGTAGCTTGTTGACCATGCGATTCACAGTGTGAACTGTTGGATGAGTCAAGTCGGTCGAGCACTGTGCGGCAGTCTCTTGGGAAAGCGGGTCGCGTCAGCACTGTGCCGCCCTCAGTTTGGCACCGGAGGCCTCATGACACCTCGAGGCTGGCCTCGATGCAGCCTCGTCTGTCTGCCTGCCCGCTTACTTCCCCACTCCTCTGTGCCAGCCAGTAATGACGCTTAAATGCCAACATAGGAAATTTAAGCTTCAACCCAACCTCttccctgaacacacacacacacaccttgtcaCCCTTGtggcaccagcagcagcactgctcaCCAATGGCTTACGCATTAAGGCGTGAGCGGTCGGTGACGGTGGGCCGGTTGTTTTGTGAGAGCAATAtctcacactttcacacacactttagCCCCACAATCTCCCAGCCTAATTGCGTTATTGCGGTCCATGGTCGAGAGGGCTCCATAAAGATATGAGTCCATGGGAAAGACTTGGAGCGGTGGaatgagaaaagaggaagagggagataaaagggaggagaagggggggtgggggggtaagGAGGGGTAATAtaaaaaaagtgataaaaaaaaggggggagagatGATAAGATCACGAGGGATGACGGTTGGTGCAGGGGACAGGGGAGGGGGGTCACAGGTAACAAGAGTATGAGATGgtggtttgttttcctctctgctggcCAGACAATTGCCATCTCTTCCTTTTCATCAGTGAAGTATCTCCTAAACATCAGGCGATCAAAAGCGGAGAGCCGCGTTCGCTGTGAGTCAGACTCTTTCCCACAGATATGGAGGAGGTGAGACAGCAACAGGTAGCACTCCGGGGACCGACGGCCAGCCAGGTGCGCCGCCGATAAGACGTTCAACTAGCAGGTTGGGGcgggtggagggggtgggggtggggtgaaAGGGAGGCACCGACAAGACCCAAAGCTCCGTGACTCAGTTCACCGCCGGAGACCTCTTGCAACATGAGCGTGAGAAAGTCATTCGGGCGGAGAGCGTTTCAAAACCCTGCGCTCTTGTCTTTCCCTTGTCATCTTTCGCGTTTGTTTTCGAGCTCCTGTCAGTGGCATTGTGcggttgggggggggggggggggcggcgTTGACTCAGGTGTGCGTCTCACAACAATGAGACACGTTAGTGATGCGTTTGACAGGAGAAGCACTATTGCTCGTGAGGGATATTTAGGGGATTATAGCGGGGGTTTGTGGGGCGCATGTACAGACCAGCCTCCCTCCCTGCCAAAAGCAAAGTTTGCCATCACGCACGAGACACGTGCGTGGTTTCACTGATGTCTCCACATGCCAGCTACTCATTCTGAAATTATAGCTGCTGGAGCGTAAATCTAATTTCAAGCACACATTTAACAGGAGTTTGACTCTAATCTGGGTCATATGGAATCAGCGAAAGCTTTAAAGTGGCGCGGCCAAATGACAATAAAATTTCTGACAcgacatttttaaaaaaagaagcgTGAATTGATTCTTTAGCGTCGTGATAACATAATTCATCTGTGTCCTCTCTGAGCCGCCGGCGGTGATGTCATACGGTTTGCAGACGCTGTAATTTACCGCCGCGTGTGCTCAAGTTGCAGGCTTGGGGGAGAACCTAAAACCATCCCCGcgcctctgtctttctctctctctctctcgttcagCCGAGTATCTGGAAGTCTCTGCTGCAGCGCCGCGATGCCTATCAAATTCACAATCTTGCGGCCAGCCGCTGGCGACGCCCCGCAGATGCAGGCGGCAAGCCGGCGAGAGGAGCGCCTTCCCCTGGTCGCCTGCGCGCCACGTGTCGCGGTCTCCGCAGCAGCTGGAGGTGTGTGAGTTCAGCGGCGAGCCACGCACAGAGCTCCGTACACGCGAAAATGAACGCTGTGTATTTGATGCTCAGTACTACTTTTCCCGATTCACATTGCCATATTTGGCACTGAGAGTCTCCATAACCGCGCACTGGTTCATGTTCTTCTTGTCTTGATTCCACTCGGAAAAATAACTAGAAATTAAAGTTTTCTGATCTGAACATCAGTAGTTAATGAGAGATTTGGGATCCGTCTACTTCAGATTTGTAGTGAAatccctgtttgtttgtttttttctgaaatgaatATTCTTTGGATGATATGGGACACAAGTGTAATAAAGAAGCAATGTGGCGATCTCTTCAAGGACTCTTCAAACTTTAAGTACCCACAAGACTGCTAAAGTCGGCGGCATGTGTAACAAACAGCGCAGGTTCATAGAAAACCTCCTTGTTTGCCCAACCTGAAAAAACGCCCAGCTACTGCCCGTCAGTAAACTTATAAGACGCAATCATGGGCCTTGATTCGCTCTGTTTTTACTGCTCTTCTGCTCTTGCGTCTCTCAAACTGCAATAAAGATAAGGAAATGAAATTACGACCTGAAATCTAAAAAAGCCTTGAACGCGGTGGGGCGACGGTAggcgggggaggaggagaggaggaggaggaggaggagaaggaggaggaggcaggcaTCGGTCTGATCGTGTGAGCTCTCCGGGCTCAGAAATATCTCTGCTCTGGCTCACATTCCGATAAGGGAGCCCGATCCAGCTCTCCTCTGTAGGCGTGGTTTTCCCAGGcttttaaaacagcagctgctaTTTACCTTCCCCTCTAATGTAaaccaccgccgccgccgccacacccccccccccccccctccccctcctctcttctcctctcctctctccgctctctgctctctctcctctcccctggCCCGGCGGCCCCCCGGCAGCCCGACGGCCAAACCTCCAACCACCGCGCTCATAAAACATCCTGGCACGTGCTCCACATTCACAACACCGACAGATGATTTAAATGCCAAAATTTGTACCACACAGTCAGAAACTACAGTGGTAAATAACACGGAAATTGAGTGTGCGCGTTTAATTTTCTtccacccaccacccacccctctGAGCTCTGAGGGAAGGATAAATTGACGTTACTCTAGGAGTctaaagtttgtgtttgtgtcctcgTGTGGTTTTTGAACTGTCATCCCAagctgtttttacttttaccGAGTTCATTACAACGATAACAACCCGGcatatctgctgtgtgtgtgtctgtgtgtgtgtgtgtgtgttgggggggttgaaaagaaaacaaaactgctcCCTCCTGTGCCTCCATGGCACATGACTGAAACTCTGATTGCCAGATAGACCACCACTTCCCAGTGGTGGTTTTAAAACGGTTCAAaagtgtttcacagtttttttttctttctttcttttttctttcactgtggGGCGTTAATCTGGACAGCTGAATTTTGCACAACCCATACCCTACAAAAGTTAGAAGGTAACTTTTGTTTATGGAGacaggtcaaagctgaacaaaAGTGGGACTGGGAAGAGTGTGGggattattattgttatcatcaCGTTGCTCTTGTGGCACTTTAACACTTACTTTCTGTATTCTTTATCACTGTTTTCTAATATTTCCTGCTGTTATCACCCGTCTggtagattaaaaaaacaagtccCTCTGTCCGCTCCTGGTGGCGGTGCCCAGTCAGCGGCTCCACTGTTAATAAGTAAACGGTACGATGATTGAAGACTACAGGCAGTTTCCCCGGCTGTGCCCTGAACCCGGGCCGCGCGCCATTGGCCGCCAGCTCCAGCGGCCAAACAACCAATGGGAGGGCGCCGACCACGAGCCGTCCTCCCTCGGGCCGCGTGTCTCTCGCCCTGATTGGTGGAAAGTTACTGTGGGAAAGAAAGTTTGGGAAGTTTCACACGAGCCGTTCGCGTGCAGTGCGAGATATAAATACAAGCCACACGCGGAGAGCCCAACAGAGAGACTCTGCATCCGCTCCTGAAACAGCCGCTGCCGCTGCGCATCGCTCTGACGGATTCTAACTTGATACACACATCTCaggattttttgtttgtttgttttgggagAGGGGACTCTTGAATATCGCGAGCTGACAATATTCATCGTCCTTCCTCCTGCACCAGTGGACCGTAAtttgctgtggttttgtggGATATTTCCGATCAAAAAGATGCCTGCCGATATGATGGAAAAAACCTCTTCCTCTCCGGTCGCTGCAACCCCGGCAAGCATGAACACAACTCCCGATAAACCCAAGACAGCCTCTGAGCACAGAAAGGTTGGTATAAAATTCTTATTTAAAAGCATATCCCCCATGACTGTCATCTAAAAACcttaaacatttcatttgggACACAGTTTTACGCAAGTCCCTCGTCCTGAGCGACGATTTTCACTTTTACGCACGagacaagaaagagaaattTAACGGTTTATgtggttttgcttttttatcTTTAGTCATCCAAGCCAATTAtggaaaagaggagaagagccAGAATCAACGAGAGCTTGGGGCAACTGAAAACCCTCATCCTGGATGCGCTCAAAAAAGATGTAAGTACTCACTCGTCATCCTGGTTATTAATAGATTCTTTAACATAGCGATTCAAAACCGCGAGAAAAGTGAGCGCCTGAAATCCTGACCATGCGTGTTTTCCGTCTCCTCAGAGCTCCAGACACTCCAAGCTGGAGAAGGCGGACATCCTGGAGATGACGGTGAAGCATCTCCGGAACCTCCAGAGGGCTCAGATGACCGGTAAGTCGCATTTCCCGGACTAATCTGCCTCTTGACCGCGCGTTTTAGATCATATCTGGGCGATTCAAACACTCCTGCTCCACGAGCCAGCTCTAAAATGGACTCTTGTCCAGAATATTCACTCAGTCAGTTTTATGAATTAGGCCAAATGTGCATTTGAATACCCTAACTAAGttctctccttgttttctctctgcagctgcccTGAACACAGACCCCACTGTCTTGGGAAAATACCGCGCCGGTTTCAGTGAGTGCATGAATGAAGTCACCCGGTTCCTGTCCACCTGCGAAGGTGTCAACACCGAGGTCAGGACGCGGCTGCTCGGTCACCTGGCCAACTGCATGACCCAGATTAACGCCATGAACTACCCCAGCCAGCatcagcaccagcaccagctcCCCTCCACCGCGGGGCCGACGCACCCCTCTTTCGGCCAGTCCATGGTGCAGATCCCCAGCTCGTCCCCGCAGGTCCTGCCCATGAACGCGGTCTCCTGCAAAGGAGGCTCCTCGCCCGCAAGTTTACCCTCGGACGCCACCAAAGTGTACGGCGGTTTCCAGATCGTGCCTGCCACAGACGGACAGTTCGCATTCCTCATACCCAACGCGGCGTTTGCGCCGAACGGCCCAGTCATCCCCGTGTACGCCAACAACGTCAGCACGCCGGTCCCCGTGCCGGCTGCGGTTTCCCCCGGAGCCCCGTCAGGCAACACGGACTCAGTGTGGCGACCCTGGTGAAAACAGTGGGAAAAGGACCGTACAGACTTTAAAAGCGATACTTAATAGTTCTCTCTTTGTTCAATGTtagaaaagttgtttttgaaccagttttttttcttgtaaaatggAAAGAGTATGCACTATATTTGTACAGCTAACAAGGGAGTAAAGTTCATATTGAAATGAGATTTGTATTGTGGAAGTCCGTTCActgcatttttatatatttgagTTGTCTTTTTTACTGTGTGATGCCAAAGATATGTTCAATGCTCTTACCCTGTTCTTCGTTTTGGAAGACAAATAAATTTgtaaagatataaaaaaaaacatgcgcCTGTTTCTGCCTTATTTTTCAAAACGTGGTCTTATTAATGCGTGAAATTGCAAATACGAATCTCGTACTGTAAATGTCGTTTAGTTGGTGCCTAAACTATATTATTTAGACGTTTTCTTGTGCGTAAAAGCAAAACTGAGTGTGAGACACATGCAGTGAGCCACCTGAAACTTTCTCAGTTATCCAGCGTGTTATGTGAAAACTTACTTTCTGTTGAGCAGAAGAAGCTTGTTACTCATGAAATCAacaagtgttttaaaaactaCCTCTGGCACGCAATAAGTTTACAAAACCCACTTTTCTGTCTACCAGCAGCATCAGTAATAACACTTTGTTGCAAATATGCAACAAATAGAAACCAGTGCTGCTGGTCGACAGAGACCATCCTCTGCACTAATAGTAATGTTTGTGGTTCGGTGTCTGCAAAATCAGAGGGCTGTTTGCCTTTATTAATAGGCGCGAGGCATATCCTGCTGTTGTACACTGTACATGCTCATTCGCTGTTGAGCCACACTGGGCCAGACTGTCAGTAAACTGCAGGCTAATTGTAATTCATTTATCTAAATAAGCGAGTCAGGCAGGAGACAGCGGATTTGTAATTAATCAGACGCAGGAGCTGGA from the Lates calcarifer isolate ASB-BC8 linkage group LG17, TLL_Latcal_v3, whole genome shotgun sequence genome contains:
- the her6 gene encoding hairy-related 6 is translated as MPADMMEKTSSSPVAATPASMNTTPDKPKTASEHRKSSKPIMEKRRRARINESLGQLKTLILDALKKDSSRHSKLEKADILEMTVKHLRNLQRAQMTAALNTDPTVLGKYRAGFSECMNEVTRFLSTCEGVNTEVRTRLLGHLANCMTQINAMNYPSQHQHQHQLPSTAGPTHPSFGQSMVQIPSSSPQVLPMNAVSCKGGSSPASLPSDATKVYGGFQIVPATDGQFAFLIPNAAFAPNGPVIPVYANNVSTPVPVPAAVSPGAPSGNTDSVWRPW